In Lathyrus oleraceus cultivar Zhongwan6 chromosome 2, CAAS_Psat_ZW6_1.0, whole genome shotgun sequence, the DNA window ATCAATGTAACAAAGcatttgttacctccaatcgaatccacctggataggatcatatacatcagagtatatgacttcaagaatttccttcgacatgcttcctgcatccttactggagttgttcttatgttgcttcgcctgcatacattcttcacacacttcatttggaatgaCGATTTTTGGTAATCCtaaaaccatatttcttcttcaaatctctgatgtctttgaaattgagatggcaaagtctataatgccatattCATTCATCTTTGTTGGCTGTTGTTacaaggcacttatgctccatcacatttagcTCAATCTTACAGGTTCTATTCTAAGACATTGGAgcctgcaacaccacctctttggttgccttggttccaagGTTTTCTTTGATTAgaccagtttccttcttgttgatttcggtcagtcgaattgttgtagcctcatCTGCCTTAGTTGCCATTCCAGCTTCTtttgcctttcctttcttttgttgattgcgCCTGCAAATCCATATCACTCTTCAACTTTCTTGCaactctttcagccattctttattgatgagattcaagcgtccctttAAGTTattcctttgtcagttttgacaaatctttcgactcttctttgactactaccacgtggtcgaactttggagccaatgacctcaagatctttccaacaacagatcttgatgtcaacacttcttcatataccttgatttaattcaccagttttgtaaccttggtgaagaaatcagttacactttcattttcttccatctgaagcaattcatacgtccttttATGAGTTTGTAACATCACCTttttcaccttctccgcgcctccaaacgacttctccaaaatttcccatgcttcttttgctgactctacatcactaaccttttcaaagttatctgcatcagtacattgatggattataaagagagttttataatctatcttcttcaattctttatgtgcagccttttcttgattTGTCGCGTTTTTTGCgagcgttgttactccttccttcacaagatcccaaagattTTGATAACATAACACCACCTTTATCTTCTTGTACCAATTCTCATAATTTTTGTTCTTGAGAATCGAAATATTTGCTAGAAAGTTCCTTTTTGGATGATTCATTGTCATCTtgattttcttcccacaaatTGCTTAAATCagagctcttgataccagatgttggaaatccaccatAACCTATagagaatttcaatcaatcttaatgaacaagatttttatcacccacacaataacaaagaacaattaagaaataaaataaagaacgatgaaggagaagaagaataaAATCCTGCATAGTTTCTCTCTACCCACaatctttggaaaacttcttattcgctttgcaactgcaaaattctgtgaatacaatgttatgaatatGATAACGAGAAATCTTATTATGTTTTTTAGGCTTATTGTGCATGTTATTCCTCTTTATTTCAATATGTTTTATCACCTTTTAGttcatttttatttgttttgcaGTTGTCAACTAGTTTCAGTGCGGATTCGAAAGCAAACCAAAAAAGGAGCAAAAGAGCAGCAAACGAATCAGATTTTGCCCATTCTGCTCACATGGTGTTCGCCGTGTGCATATGGCGTCCGCCATTGTCCAGTCATACCACGTCATTTAATGACCAAGGCAATGGCGTTTGCCATTCTCATGTAGACAACAGTTCTGCGATAATGGCCAGTTTTTAGCAGTTTTCACCAACTTTTTGTCCCTCCATTATGTTTGCACGACCAAGGGAAGTTACAAGGGCGCAGAGCTCTATAAATAGGACTCCTATGGGTGTTTCAAAGACATCCAAGTTGTGCGGAAGCTCTGTCGAATTTGCTTCATAGTCTTAGGCATATATTTACCTGTAAAAGTGACAATAACTCACATCGAGGGATTGTCACACTACTTTAATTTCTGTTTTCATTGTACTCTTGTATCAAGAACAAACGTGCCGACATTTTCATTTCAATTCAAGTTTCTATTTTCTTTAATTTCAGGTTTCTACTGCTTTATTGTTTATACTTGTTATTGCCTTTACTACATTACATGTCATGTTGTTTTTAAGTTTAGTTGCTTTAATCATGTTGTTTTTAATTGAAATAATATCTTGCTAAATATCCTTGAGTCTGGCGTATGAGGATCGTCGTTACCGACAAGACTCGACAAAAATAATAGGCATGAAATTGTTATTAAATTCTGTTGTGGTTTTAGTTTCCAATTGTATGTTTCCTTGTTCTAGCATGAGAGTGAAAAACAAATTAAGGTTCTAGCCGATAGCGCGAAAGTGTGAGGAAGGAACCAGATAATAGAAACTATACATTGATCCTAAAAATAGCGAGAGTGCTTTAGATATCGTTTATGATCTTATTAGTTTTCAAAATATGCTTTCTAATTAAAACGGACGAGCGAGAGCAAAATCATGTGGTTATGAGGTGTGGTTTTAGTcaatagcgcgagagtgtgagacaGGGCCTTTAAATCAATATTTTCTACAGAACGTAATAAAATCGTAATTAGTACCCAAATTCTACCTAATTCATTAGGAACACGGAATCCATATTTCGAGCTCGTTTTATCATCATTTTCAAACCTCTAGCAGTTAGCGTTTATATTTTTGTTCATATCCTTTTAACCTTTAGCCTTAGCTTTGCATTGCAAGGATAAATAACATTAGTTTGATTATTAGTCTATGTGGGTTCGAcaatcttttaaaactacgcgataaATTGTATACTTGCAGTTATTATCTAACAGACACGTTAGTCGCGATCAAttttttggcgccgttgtcgggtACTAATTTAGTCAATATTATGATTCCGTTGTTGTGCAGTATAAACTAAggaaaattttattttatttaccCTTATAAATCGTCAATTGTATGTCAAGCACTCACTCATAAGGCGAAAAACTAGAACAACCAGTTGACGAAGTCGAGCATTTTATTGATTTACAACGCTGAATTCACGATTTCCGAATTAAGTACAATCTTCCTTTTccaaaacaaaaatcagaatctaaaCCAGGTATGGCTGAAGGACCACAAAACCGTCCTCTTAAGTATTATGTTGTTCCTTTGCAGGAGGATTCATACAACATCATTGTTGCCCCTGCCATTGAACAAAACGATTTCGAATTAAAACCTTCATTGTTATCATCCGTTCAACACAACAAATTTTCAAGTAGTCCTACAGACGATCCAAACTTACATTTGTCAGTGTTTGTGCAGTACACAGACACAGTGAAAGCAAATGGTGTCAGTCCCGGAGCAATTAGACTACGTCTTTTCTCTTTTTCcttaagagataaagctagagcttggctccagTATCCACCTTCGAACTCTGTAACCACATGAGACGAGTTGAAGAAAGCCTTCTTAGCCTGATATTTCCCACCAAGCAAGACGACTATGCTAAGAGCTCAAATCAATGAATTTAAGCAAAAAGATAACGAATCTCTTTTTGACGCttgggaaagatacaaggacatgatgagactttATCCATACCATGgacatgagaaatggatgattATCCATACTTTCTATAGTGGTATTTTGTACATCACTAAAATGAATTTGAGCGATGCAGCTGGCAGTGCTTTAATGGACAAACCATATGATGAAGCCTATGAACTCATCGAGAACATGGCTCAAAATCATTTCAAATGGGGAGGTGAACGCGCTGCTACCGAAATACCAACTCCGAAAGGCGGAAAGTACGAAGTTAATGGCATAGACTACGTCAATGCTAAAGTGGATGCACTTACTCAAAAGATCGAAAGCTTAGCCATAACACCAGTAACTATCGTAGTTGCAGTAGCACCAAACTGTGAATTGTGTGGAACCCCTGGGCACACTAATGTTGATTGTCATTTATTGGTTGGTATTCCTACCGACCAAGTAAATTACGCTCAAGGAAACCCATATTCCAACACTTACAATCCTGGCTGAAGAAATCATCTAAACTTTTCTTATAAAAATAACAATGCCTTGTTCTCCAAACCCAGCACTTGCTATTCCACCTGGTTATCAGAAAGGAGCCCATGTTGCTCCACAAGCACCTAGAAAGTCAAATTTAgagatcatgatggaaaactttatgAATGCTCAAGCTCAATAAAACAAAGATTTCGCAAATCAAAATGCTCATACAAGTGAACTGATGAAACAATTGTCAAGTAAACTTGATGCTATGGCTACCCATAATAAAATgttagaaacccaaatttcccaAGTAGCCAAACAACAAGAAACAATAGCAACCCCAACTGGAGCATTTCCTGGTCAACCACAAGCAAACCCAAAAGGTCTGCTAATGTTATCACATTGCGAAGTGGGACAAAATTAGATGGATCATTCAAACCAAGACTCCAAAATCCAACCATGTATCAAAACTCTGGTAAAGGAACTGAAAAGGTAAACGGACCAACCGAAAATGGAAAGGAAGACAAAAGCGGAGAGGCAGAAGATAAAGAAACACCTTATGTGGCTCTGCCACCATACACACCACTTATACATTATCCTCAAAGACTTACTAAGTCCAAAAATGAAGGACAATTTCAGAAATTCGTAGAACTTCTGAAGCAGCTTAATATCACTATACCATTCATAAAAGCCATTACGCAAATGCCTTCATATGCTAAATTCCTTAAAGAGATCTTATCTAATAAGAAAAAGCTTGAGGATAATGAAACCGTTATgcttactgctgagtgtagcaCTATTATTCGAAACAACATGCCTCATAAGCTGAAAGACCCATGTAGTTTTTCCATACCATGTCTAATCGGAAAGTTTATCATAGACAAAGCTCTGTGCGACTTAGGAGCCAGTGTTAGTTTAATGCCTTTATCCACATGCAATAAACTCAATTTAGGAGAACTAAAACCAACAAAGATGTTCCTATAACTAGCTGATCGTTCTGTTAAATTTCCAATAGGTATGTTAGAGAACATTCCTGTTCGTATAGGTTAATTCTATATTCACACCGACTTCGTAATAAT includes these proteins:
- the LOC127123885 gene encoding uncharacterized protein LOC127123885, which gives rise to MAEGPQNRPLKYYVVPLQEDSYNIIVAPAIEQNDFELKPSLLSSVQHNKFSSSPTDDPNLHLSVFVQYTDTVKANGVSPGAIRLRLFSFSLRDKARAWLQYPPSNSVTT